A portion of the Polaribacter cellanae genome contains these proteins:
- a CDS encoding polysaccharide deacetylase family protein, protein MKVYLPRTPDFIARIFSKYTWRFSSDKKEIYLTFDDGPTPEITNFVITELKKYNAKATFFCIGKNIQNHPEIFKRIIADEHSVGNHTQNHLNGWKSKNTIYIDDFLECDKLLQGSQKLIGLNENGKNTYKVLRTLQEKPKLFRPPYGKIKKSQAIEILKKGYKIIMWDVLSADFDTSISKEKCLQNVLKNTKNGSIIVFHDSIKASEKLRFVLPKFLKEFSEKGFSFKSI, encoded by the coding sequence ATGAAAGTATATCTCCCCCGAACGCCAGATTTTATTGCGAGAATCTTCTCTAAATATACCTGGCGTTTTTCTTCGGATAAAAAGGAAATATATCTTACTTTCGACGATGGTCCAACTCCAGAAATTACTAATTTTGTAATAACTGAATTAAAAAAATACAATGCAAAAGCTACTTTTTTTTGCATTGGAAAAAACATACAAAACCATCCAGAAATATTTAAAAGAATTATTGCTGATGAACATTCTGTTGGGAACCATACTCAAAATCATTTGAATGGCTGGAAAAGTAAAAACACTATTTATATTGATGATTTTTTAGAGTGTGATAAACTCCTGCAAGGTTCTCAAAAGCTTATAGGCTTAAATGAGAATGGTAAAAATACCTACAAGGTTTTGAGAACCTTACAGGAAAAACCGAAGTTGTTTAGACCTCCTTATGGAAAAATTAAAAAAAGTCAAGCAATAGAAATTTTAAAAAAAGGCTACAAAATTATTATGTGGGACGTTTTATCTGCAGATTTCGACACCTCAATTTCTAAAGAAAAATGTTTGCAAAATGTTCTTAAAAATACCAAAAACGGAAGCATTATTGTTTTTCATGATAGTATAAAAGCCTCTGAGAAATTGCGTTTTGTGTTGCCAAAATTTTTAAAAGAATTTTCTGAAAAAGGGTTTAGTTTTAAATCTATTTAA
- a CDS encoding glycosyltransferase family 117 protein, with amino-acid sequence MTSENFKKWNIILGWVTFAIALTTYTLTLEPTVSAWDVGEYISTAVKLEVGHPPGAPLFQMLGAFFAMFTSDNAEIAKMVNFMSALASAFTILFMFWTITNLGEKLALKSGKFTGGSYIAILGSSLVGSLAYTFSDSFWFSAVEGEVYAMSSFLMAILFWLGLKWESEITNPRGNKWLILISFVVGLSFGVHILSLLVIPAIVMLYFFKTYKNITIKTTAIATVLSVVVLAFVFKFLFPFTLKFLSASELFFINTVGLPYNSGTIIAGIILIALFFFGLKYTRKKNKVHTNTLILSILFIMIGFSSWMMLPIRANADTTINENNPSSARELLAYYEREQYGDANVFYDTYYSNKYNNDQDKAKPFKDDKPKYEKKNGKYVIVNKYKNANRNWSDKHKGFIPRMVDPAAEEMYKAVAGIPKNSKRRPTFAENMKFMFSYQFGYMYGRYFMWNFVGRQNDIQGRLDIFNGNWISGINFIDEARLGSQKKLPTQVLENKGRNKYYFLPLILGLIGLFFQIKWDKKNFFTLFLFFAFTGFAIIFYTNPKPFEPRERDYAVVGSFYIFAIWIGFGVLALYEYLKKFANKKTVAVAVSVVSLLAVPTLMASENWNDHDRSGRYTTRLNAQAYLESCDQNAIMFTIGDNDTFPLWYMQEVEGIRTDLKLVNTSLFATDWYIDQMKRATYDAPPIPSQLTHEDYKYGSLDVAYFFEELRAVPKDSVIAIKDFMRWMQSNNKRTFYDLDDNGIPEKMMPTTKIRIPVNKENVLKSGIVAQKDADKIVDYIDINIGSAIAKNRILMLDILANNDWKRPIYFTGGANADEEYIWLKDYLQLDGLAFKLVPIKTPIKFEDESGKLRELSLFDVGRIDTEKMYNNIKKLEWRNINNGEIYLDEQTKRNAISLRNSLMRLSEAFAKEGDTIKAVEVLDLSLDKLPIEKFDHYSLSLGYPEMYYKLGKQKKARETAEILLNLYKEKAIWFSTFKLEDLNAIEDEFQRTFYILDSLLNDLKNYDKDAEYVTKQKRSVDDIFKLFSHLLPDGQ; translated from the coding sequence ATGACATCAGAAAATTTTAAGAAATGGAACATCATTTTAGGATGGGTTACATTTGCTATTGCCTTAACTACCTATACTTTAACATTAGAACCAACAGTTAGTGCTTGGGACGTTGGAGAGTATATTTCTACTGCTGTAAAGTTAGAAGTTGGGCATCCACCAGGTGCACCATTGTTTCAAATGTTAGGAGCCTTTTTTGCCATGTTTACTTCAGATAATGCAGAAATCGCAAAAATGGTAAACTTTATGTCTGCTCTTGCAAGTGCATTTACCATTTTATTTATGTTTTGGACCATCACGAACTTGGGGGAGAAACTAGCTTTAAAATCTGGGAAATTTACAGGTGGCAGTTATATCGCTATTTTAGGAAGTAGCCTTGTGGGTTCTTTGGCTTATACATTTTCAGATAGTTTTTGGTTTAGTGCTGTAGAAGGCGAAGTATATGCAATGTCGTCTTTTTTAATGGCAATTTTATTCTGGCTAGGCCTAAAATGGGAAAGTGAAATTACAAACCCAAGAGGAAATAAATGGCTTATTTTAATAAGTTTTGTGGTTGGTTTATCTTTTGGTGTTCATATACTTTCTTTGCTAGTAATACCAGCAATTGTAATGCTATATTTCTTTAAAACGTACAAAAATATCACTATAAAAACCACTGCAATCGCAACCGTTTTATCTGTTGTTGTTTTAGCTTTTGTTTTTAAATTTTTATTTCCTTTTACGCTAAAATTCCTAAGTGCATCAGAATTATTCTTTATTAATACTGTGGGTTTACCCTATAACTCAGGAACAATTATTGCAGGAATTATTTTAATTGCACTCTTCTTTTTCGGTTTAAAATATACACGAAAAAAAAACAAAGTACATACAAATACTTTAATTCTTTCGATTTTATTTATTATGATTGGTTTTTCTTCTTGGATGATGTTGCCAATTAGAGCAAATGCAGACACAACCATTAACGAAAACAACCCCTCTAGTGCTCGTGAATTATTAGCTTATTATGAACGTGAACAATATGGAGATGCCAACGTTTTTTACGACACCTATTACTCCAATAAATACAATAACGACCAAGATAAAGCTAAACCTTTTAAAGACGATAAGCCAAAGTATGAGAAAAAAAATGGTAAATATGTTATTGTAAATAAATACAAAAACGCCAATAGAAATTGGTCCGACAAACACAAAGGTTTTATTCCAAGAATGGTAGATCCTGCTGCAGAAGAAATGTATAAAGCAGTTGCTGGAATTCCAAAAAACAGCAAACGTAGACCTACTTTCGCAGAAAACATGAAATTTATGTTTAGCTATCAGTTTGGCTACATGTATGGGCGCTATTTTATGTGGAATTTTGTAGGAAGACAAAACGATATTCAAGGAAGATTAGATATTTTTAATGGAAATTGGATTAGTGGAATCAATTTTATTGACGAAGCAAGATTAGGCTCTCAAAAAAAATTACCTACCCAAGTTTTAGAAAATAAAGGACGAAATAAATATTATTTTTTACCTCTAATTTTAGGGCTTATTGGATTGTTTTTTCAAATTAAATGGGACAAAAAAAACTTTTTCACACTCTTTTTATTTTTTGCATTTACTGGTTTTGCCATTATTTTTTATACGAACCCAAAACCTTTTGAACCAAGAGAAAGAGATTATGCAGTTGTGGGTAGTTTTTACATTTTTGCCATTTGGATTGGATTTGGAGTTTTAGCTTTGTACGAATATTTAAAAAAGTTTGCGAACAAAAAAACAGTTGCAGTTGCAGTTTCTGTGGTTTCGCTATTGGCAGTTCCAACATTAATGGCTTCCGAAAATTGGAATGATCACGATAGATCTGGCAGATATACCACTCGTTTAAATGCACAAGCATATTTAGAAAGTTGCGACCAAAATGCAATTATGTTTACGATTGGAGATAATGATACATTTCCACTTTGGTATATGCAAGAAGTAGAAGGTATTAGAACCGATTTAAAGCTTGTAAACACAAGTTTATTTGCCACAGATTGGTACATAGATCAAATGAAGCGTGCCACTTACGATGCGCCTCCAATTCCTTCTCAATTAACACATGAAGATTATAAATATGGTAGTTTAGATGTTGCTTACTTCTTTGAAGAATTAAGAGCAGTTCCAAAAGATTCTGTAATTGCCATAAAAGATTTTATGCGTTGGATGCAAAGTAATAACAAGCGTACTTTTTATGATTTAGATGATAATGGTATTCCCGAAAAAATGATGCCAACTACTAAAATTAGAATCCCTGTAAACAAAGAAAATGTTTTAAAAAGTGGTATTGTTGCACAAAAAGATGCAGACAAAATTGTAGATTATATAGATATTAACATTGGAAGCGCAATTGCTAAAAATCGTATTTTAATGTTAGATATTTTGGCAAATAACGATTGGAAACGACCTATATATTTTACAGGTGGTGCAAATGCAGATGAAGAATATATTTGGCTAAAAGATTACTTACAGTTAGATGGTTTGGCTTTTAAATTAGTTCCTATTAAAACTCCTATTAAATTTGAAGATGAAAGTGGGAAACTAAGAGAATTAAGCTTATTTGATGTTGGAAGAATAGATACTGAAAAAATGTACAACAATATTAAAAAATTAGAATGGAGAAACATTAATAATGGAGAAATTTATTTAGATGAACAAACCAAAAGAAACGCCATTTCTCTAAGAAATAGTTTAATGCGTTTGTCTGAAGCATTCGCAAAAGAAGGCGATACCATTAAAGCTGTTGAAGTATTAGATTTATCTTTAGACAAATTACCAATCGAAAAATTCGACCATTATAGTTTGTCTTTAGGGTATCCAGAAATGTATTATAAATTAGGAAAACAAAAAAAAGCAAGAGAAACTGCAGAGATATTATTAAATCTATACAAAGAAAAAGCAATTTGGTTTAGTACTTTTAAGTTAGAAGATTTAAATGCAATAGAAGACGAGTTCCAAAGAACATTTTACATTTTAGATTCTCTTTTAAATGATTTAAAAAATTACGATAAAGATGCAGAATATGTTACAAAACAAAAACGATCTGTAGACGATATCTTTAAGCTTTTTAGTCATTTATTACCAGATGGGCAATAA